In a genomic window of Candidatus Dadabacteria bacterium:
- the trxB gene encoding thioredoxin-disulfide reductase: protein MGSGPAGLTAALYAARANLEPLVFEGPEAGGQLTTTTDVENFPGFPNGIMGPQLMDLMREQSERFGAQCVQKAVISVDFSERPFRVSTEDEQILASTFIISSGATARMLGLPSERELVGYGVSTCATCDGFFFRDKELVVVGGGDSAMEESIFLTKFATKVTVIHRRDKLRASVIMQQRARENEKIDFIWNGVVEDVLGSREDGVTGVQIKDVVTGESYVKECQGMFVAIGHTPNSEIFRGQLEMDDNGYLITRDGTSETNVAGVFAAGDIQDTRYKQAITAAGSGCMAAMDAEKFIEEHGL from the coding sequence ATGGGTTCCGGCCCGGCCGGTCTTACCGCGGCGCTTTACGCGGCGCGGGCGAATCTTGAGCCGCTTGTGTTTGAAGGTCCGGAAGCCGGCGGGCAGCTCACCACAACCACGGATGTTGAGAATTTCCCGGGGTTTCCGAACGGAATCATGGGTCCTCAGCTCATGGATCTTATGAGGGAACAGTCGGAACGTTTCGGGGCGCAGTGCGTGCAAAAGGCCGTAATCTCGGTTGATTTCTCTGAAAGGCCGTTTCGCGTATCAACGGAAGATGAGCAGATACTGGCCTCCACGTTTATTATTTCTTCCGGTGCTACGGCTAGGATGCTCGGTCTACCTTCCGAACGCGAACTTGTGGGTTACGGGGTTTCCACGTGCGCCACATGCGACGGGTTTTTCTTCAGGGACAAGGAACTTGTGGTGGTGGGGGGAGGTGACAGCGCCATGGAGGAATCCATATTTCTTACCAAGTTCGCTACCAAAGTCACGGTGATTCACAGGCGCGATAAGCTCAGGGCATCGGTGATAATGCAGCAGCGGGCCAGGGAAAACGAAAAGATAGATTTTATCTGGAACGGTGTTGTTGAAGATGTGCTGGGTTCAAGAGAGGACGGGGTAACGGGAGTTCAGATAAAGGATGTCGTAACTGGGGAGAGTTACGTTAAGGAATGTCAGGGAATGTTCGTAGCGATCGGGCATACTCCTAACAGCGAGATTTTCAGGGGACAGCTTGAAATGGACGATAACGGTTACCTGATTACTAGAGACGGTACCTCTGAAACAAACGTTGCGGGTGTTTTCGCCGCCGGGGATATACAGGATACGAGGTACAAGCAGGCTATAACGGCGGCGGGAAGCGGGTGCATGGCGGCTATGGATGCGGAAAAATTCATAGAAGAGCATGGACTTTAG
- a CDS encoding rod shape-determining protein: MILDRFLEYFSNDLAIDLGTANTLVYLKGEGVVSNEPSVVAVQDIPGQRSKLIAVGQQAREMVGRTPGSIRAIRPLRDGVIADFDAAQRMIEYFIKKSNGNKRNLVRPRVVISVPLEITEVEKKAVRESAEAAGARKVYLIEETMCAAIGAGIEVHRPSGNMVVDIGGGTTGIAIIALSGIVVSRSIKIGGDKMDEAIQQWMKRNHNIIIGYRTAEEVKKKFSSLPEIRPEINSTRKTQMKVTGRNNISGVPSMLSIDMQEIEEAVEDTINQIVDAIMQTLERTPPELSADVFDSGIMLAGGGSLLKGLRNRIEQKTGIKIRRAEQPLDCVVMGSGKALEDIELLNSVAI, translated from the coding sequence ATGATACTGGACAGGTTTCTGGAATATTTTTCAAATGATCTCGCTATTGACCTTGGAACTGCAAACACCCTCGTATACCTCAAAGGCGAGGGGGTAGTGTCCAACGAACCCTCTGTGGTAGCCGTTCAGGATATTCCGGGACAAAGATCAAAACTCATTGCGGTAGGCCAGCAGGCCAGGGAGATGGTCGGAAGAACTCCAGGGTCAATCAGGGCCATAAGGCCGCTTCGCGACGGGGTTATTGCCGACTTTGATGCCGCCCAGAGAATGATCGAGTACTTCATAAAGAAATCAAACGGCAATAAAAGAAACTTAGTGCGCCCGAGAGTAGTAATATCGGTTCCTCTTGAGATTACCGAAGTAGAGAAAAAGGCCGTAAGAGAATCGGCCGAGGCTGCAGGAGCGAGGAAAGTATATCTAATCGAGGAAACAATGTGCGCCGCCATAGGTGCCGGGATAGAAGTACACAGACCTTCTGGAAACATGGTGGTTGACATAGGAGGCGGTACCACTGGAATAGCCATTATCGCCCTGTCCGGGATAGTTGTAAGCAGATCGATCAAAATTGGCGGAGACAAGATGGATGAGGCCATACAGCAGTGGATGAAAAGAAATCACAACATAATCATTGGATACAGGACGGCAGAAGAAGTTAAGAAAAAATTCTCCTCATTACCGGAAATAAGACCGGAAATAAACAGTACCAGAAAGACGCAAATGAAGGTGACCGGAAGAAACAATATTTCCGGAGTTCCCTCAATGTTATCCATTGACATGCAGGAAATTGAAGAGGCCGTGGAAGATACTATAAACCAGATAGTTGACGCAATCATGCAAACTCTGGAGAGAACTCCGCCGGAGCTGTCCGCCGATGTTTTTGACTCGGGAATAATGCTTGCCGGAGGCGGTTCGCTGCTCAAAGGACTGCGCAATCGTATAGAGCAAAAAACCGGTATCAAAATAAGAAGGGCTGAACAGCCTCTTGATTGCGTGGTTATGGGTTCCGGGAAAGCTCTTGAAGATATAGAACTTCTCAATTCCGTCGCTATATAA
- a CDS encoding mannose-1-phosphate guanylyltransferase/mannose-6-phosphate isomerase: MPRENLYCLVLAGGRGTRLWPLSRESMPKQFLRISGDDSLLLGTLKRAARLVAPENIQVVLEEKQLSLIEQSLQSTDFPEKIKVITEPVGRNTAPAILLGTLGIASQDEDAVIMVFPSDHMVEDDENFRDHVRRAVSLAEDDYIVSFGITPSAPETGYGYIEGGEPLGDGGRRIKRFVEKPDAEVAREYLLSGNFFWNSGMFVFRARTMVEEYSTLCPEIYAPIHETFHQEVGRDTYSGLPPVPVDRAIMERTSRGAVVPSSFSWSDMGSWRLFYEFFPKDSEGNVLDGDVILRDTENSLVRSGSRLVCVNGLRDVAVIETQDAVFVSDLGRSNEAGAFAEKLKGEGREESIYPMVVHYPWGSREEIQKGELSKVTKTTVFPGKSARMENASPQPLCLLVLEGQALIIGDEGNNELGPGQTVFLENGANCSVENRADSVLIILEIFSVES; encoded by the coding sequence ATGCCTAGAGAAAATCTTTACTGTCTTGTTCTTGCCGGGGGACGGGGAACCAGGCTCTGGCCTCTCTCAAGAGAGTCCATGCCCAAGCAGTTCCTCAGGATAAGCGGAGATGACTCGCTTCTGCTTGGGACGCTTAAACGCGCCGCCCGTCTTGTCGCCCCGGAGAACATACAAGTTGTGCTTGAGGAAAAACAGCTTTCGCTGATCGAACAGAGTCTTCAGTCCACGGATTTTCCGGAAAAAATAAAGGTTATTACGGAGCCCGTGGGCAGAAACACCGCCCCCGCGATTCTGCTCGGGACTCTTGGGATTGCTTCTCAGGACGAAGACGCGGTGATAATGGTCTTCCCCTCAGATCATATGGTTGAGGACGACGAGAATTTCCGCGATCATGTGCGAAGAGCGGTCTCGCTTGCCGAAGATGACTACATAGTGTCTTTTGGGATCACTCCCTCAGCACCCGAGACCGGATACGGCTACATTGAGGGTGGGGAACCGCTTGGTGACGGCGGGCGTAGAATAAAAAGATTTGTTGAAAAACCCGATGCCGAGGTCGCGAGAGAATACTTGCTTTCAGGAAACTTCTTCTGGAACAGCGGAATGTTTGTTTTCCGGGCCCGGACTATGGTTGAAGAATATTCAACCCTCTGCCCCGAGATTTACGCGCCAATTCACGAAACTTTCCACCAAGAAGTCGGCAGGGATACTTACTCCGGGCTTCCTCCCGTTCCTGTTGACCGTGCAATAATGGAGAGAACTTCGCGCGGAGCCGTGGTACCGTCTTCTTTCTCTTGGAGCGACATGGGGTCATGGAGGCTTTTTTACGAGTTTTTCCCGAAAGATTCAGAGGGCAACGTGCTTGATGGGGATGTAATCCTCAGGGACACGGAGAATTCTCTTGTAAGAAGCGGCTCAAGGCTTGTCTGCGTAAACGGTCTTCGAGACGTTGCGGTAATTGAAACCCAGGACGCCGTTTTTGTCTCCGACCTTGGACGCTCAAATGAAGCGGGCGCGTTCGCGGAGAAATTAAAGGGGGAGGGCAGAGAAGAGTCAATCTATCCAATGGTAGTTCACTATCCTTGGGGCAGCAGAGAAGAAATTCAAAAAGGGGAACTCTCTAAAGTAACGAAAACGACTGTTTTTCCCGGTAAGTCGGCAAGGATGGAGAATGCCTCTCCCCAACCCCTCTGTCTGCTGGTTCTCGAAGGACAGGCTCTGATAATTGGTGATGAGGGCAATAATGAACTTGGCCCCGGGCAAACAGTTTTTCTTGAGAACGGGGCGAACTGTTCTGTTGAAAACAGGGCGGATAGTGTTCTAATCATTCTTGAGATTTTTTCCGTTGAGAGTTAA
- a CDS encoding TolC family protein, translating to MLSQLCVFCTAVLLAGVLSQPLRAEEPHSPKTHEHTECVYNIGSLLTLSDAIQNALDYSPRIKSAVAEVEAAKGAENQAGYFPNPEIVFEAGNLAGSGEFGGTDSAEFTYSLTQTVEIGGKRSARMSAAKAAREASGTALIAERLNLERDVRIAYFDALARDEAVKLAVEQERLAKDVLGTVSRQVQTAEEPEIQLSKAEVAYTASVVTRERKEHELKIAKKKLARLLGASTLDSSLNHAHFFELKAPGPIENYRVNLARIPDMRQFSYIKTQKKSLLDLERARAIPDPDFSLGVRDFKDSGDQAFVLSVSLPIPVFNRNRGNIARARAEVRQAKSNAWQAGLILEQQLAENWEQWRTYYSEAQRLRTELLPSAEKAFKLARVGFAEGKFSYHEVLDAQRTLFGARSQYYDSLRLYHAARANVERLGAVTE from the coding sequence ATGCTTTCGCAATTATGTGTGTTCTGTACAGCTGTTTTACTGGCGGGAGTTTTGTCACAGCCATTAAGAGCCGAAGAACCGCATTCGCCTAAAACTCATGAACACACTGAGTGCGTTTATAACATAGGTTCTTTACTTACTTTGTCGGATGCCATTCAAAATGCTCTGGATTATTCACCACGCATTAAATCGGCTGTTGCAGAAGTGGAAGCTGCGAAAGGTGCGGAGAACCAAGCGGGATATTTCCCGAATCCGGAAATCGTGTTTGAGGCGGGAAATCTTGCCGGCAGTGGTGAATTCGGTGGCACGGATTCGGCTGAGTTTACCTACAGCTTAACGCAGACCGTTGAGATTGGTGGTAAACGTTCGGCACGCATGAGTGCCGCGAAAGCGGCTCGTGAGGCTTCCGGTACGGCACTGATAGCTGAGCGGCTCAACCTTGAGCGCGATGTTCGTATCGCATATTTCGATGCGTTGGCCAGAGACGAGGCGGTCAAGCTTGCGGTGGAACAGGAGCGGTTGGCCAAGGATGTTCTGGGCACTGTATCCAGACAAGTGCAGACCGCGGAAGAACCAGAGATTCAACTGAGCAAGGCGGAAGTGGCCTATACAGCCAGTGTTGTTACGCGTGAACGAAAAGAACACGAACTGAAAATTGCCAAGAAAAAGCTTGCGAGATTATTGGGAGCCTCCACATTGGACAGTTCTCTTAACCACGCTCATTTCTTTGAACTTAAAGCCCCGGGTCCTATAGAAAACTACCGTGTTAACCTCGCCCGCATTCCCGATATGAGGCAATTTTCTTATATAAAGACCCAAAAAAAATCACTTCTGGACTTGGAGCGCGCACGGGCTATTCCGGATCCCGATTTCAGCCTTGGTGTAAGAGATTTTAAAGATAGTGGTGATCAGGCCTTTGTTCTTTCCGTCTCGCTTCCCATACCGGTTTTTAATCGGAACAGAGGGAATATTGCTAGGGCACGTGCGGAAGTTAGGCAGGCAAAAAGTAATGCTTGGCAAGCTGGATTAATTCTGGAGCAGCAACTTGCGGAGAACTGGGAGCAGTGGAGAACTTATTACTCAGAGGCGCAAAGATTGAGAACGGAACTTCTTCCATCTGCGGAAAAAGCGTTTAAATTGGCGCGCGTCGGATTTGCCGAAGGTAAATTCTCTTATCATGAAGTGCTTGACGCACAGCGCACTTTGTTTGGCGCCAGATCTCAATATTACGATTCATTGAGGCTCTATCACGCTGCTCGTGCCAACGTGGAGCGATTAGGGGCTGTGACAGAGTAA
- the mtaB gene encoding tRNA (N(6)-L-threonylcarbamoyladenosine(37)-C(2))-methylthiotransferase MtaB, with the protein MKRISVVTLGCKVNQYDTAALLNHLPSSEFVKNKKFDEPADVYVIDTCTVTHKADSEARNYIYRAKRSNPRGVVIVTGCYAQVSPEQLSAMGEVDYVIGNSHKSSSLLGAIRRGEVQSEPKVLISDIFKEKKRKFDTPDIRFFPDRTRAFLKVQDGCNYACTFCVIPRARGRSRSLESDEVISRLKTLTRGGYKEVVLTGVHLASYGRDIGSDLVSLLGEIEKSGAVSRVRLSSLDPADTTEELIRFVSDSEVICPSFHVALQSGDTDVLRRMRRRYSPEQFLKCTDSIRSALPEASIGTDIMVGFPGETQEQFENSRDVAAASELTYFHVFPYSIRKMTPAANMKDQISPQVKKERSAELRALGKTKKEDFYRKFIGKTLDAIVENKSNCTTKNYINVKLTEGSISTGTEVKVKIREVKNEIAYATAV; encoded by the coding sequence ATGAAAAGGATTTCCGTCGTGACCCTGGGGTGCAAGGTTAACCAGTATGACACGGCCGCCTTGCTTAACCACCTGCCATCCTCCGAGTTCGTAAAGAACAAAAAATTTGACGAACCGGCTGACGTATACGTAATAGATACCTGCACCGTCACGCACAAGGCGGACTCGGAAGCTAGGAATTACATATACAGGGCAAAAAGATCAAACCCTCGAGGCGTCGTAATAGTGACCGGCTGTTACGCCCAGGTCTCCCCGGAGCAACTCTCTGCCATGGGGGAAGTCGACTACGTAATCGGAAACTCCCACAAGTCCTCATCTCTTCTCGGAGCAATTCGCCGGGGTGAGGTTCAGAGTGAGCCGAAGGTTCTCATATCCGATATCTTCAAGGAGAAGAAAAGAAAGTTCGACACTCCCGACATCAGGTTCTTCCCCGACAGGACAAGGGCGTTTCTCAAGGTACAGGACGGCTGTAACTACGCTTGCACGTTCTGCGTGATTCCAAGGGCGCGGGGGCGCTCCCGCAGTCTGGAGTCGGATGAAGTGATCTCAAGGCTGAAAACTCTCACACGGGGAGGTTACAAGGAGGTTGTTCTCACCGGGGTTCATCTGGCAAGCTACGGGAGAGACATTGGTTCTGATCTTGTTAGCCTGCTGGGGGAGATTGAGAAGTCCGGAGCCGTAAGCAGAGTAAGGCTTAGCTCGCTTGACCCGGCGGATACCACGGAGGAACTGATTCGTTTCGTCTCGGATTCCGAAGTCATATGTCCGAGTTTCCACGTAGCGCTTCAAAGCGGAGACACAGACGTCCTGAGAAGAATGAGAAGAAGGTACAGTCCCGAGCAATTCCTTAAGTGCACGGACTCGATACGCAGTGCATTGCCGGAGGCTTCGATCGGCACAGACATAATGGTCGGGTTTCCGGGGGAAACGCAGGAGCAGTTTGAAAATTCACGCGATGTTGCGGCCGCATCGGAACTTACCTATTTCCACGTGTTCCCCTATTCAATAAGGAAAATGACCCCGGCGGCGAACATGAAAGACCAGATATCCCCGCAGGTAAAAAAGGAAAGATCGGCTGAACTTCGTGCCCTCGGAAAAACGAAAAAGGAGGATTTCTACAGGAAGTTCATCGGCAAAACCCTTGATGCGATCGTGGAAAACAAATCAAACTGCACCACGAAAAACTACATAAACGTCAAGCTAACCGAAGGCAGTATCAGTACCGGTACGGAAGTAAAGGTGAAAATAAGAGAAGTAAAGAATGAAATTGCCTATGCGACTGCCGTGTAA
- a CDS encoding aminomethyl transferase family protein, with product MESAKKTPLYDRHAARGAVFAETGGFFLPKHYGDPAEEAKTVRNSVGIIDISSRGKLKISGADHVKFLQGMLTNDVKEKLPGSGIYAAILTPKGKMISDMRVFKSEDSVYIDMEPGMGGEIAQLLRKFRLSYKAEVVDVTEDYCTLHICGPGCGEFITKRLGVNTGQMNEYDHLSLGKTTVMKLNRTGETGFDVLFKNCSAEEIWNLLLENPEVPGLSGQQALEILRIEAGIPVYGKDMDISTIPIEAGIWNALDFEKGCYVGQEVIARIKWRGRVNWHLAYFASEQDDCASPGDTLWVKGKKVGRITSSTYSPTLGKNIAIGYIRREFRDFQGEITVGAEQHDDKTPNAVKIREKPFHSRFE from the coding sequence ATGGAATCCGCAAAGAAAACTCCGCTTTACGATAGACACGCGGCCCGGGGAGCAGTATTCGCCGAGACGGGCGGATTTTTTCTCCCGAAACACTATGGTGACCCGGCGGAAGAAGCGAAAACCGTAAGAAATTCGGTGGGCATTATAGATATCTCAAGCAGAGGAAAGCTTAAGATCTCAGGAGCGGACCACGTAAAATTCCTGCAGGGAATGCTTACAAACGACGTAAAGGAAAAACTCCCTGGGAGCGGCATCTACGCGGCAATACTCACCCCGAAGGGAAAAATGATCTCGGATATGAGAGTCTTTAAAAGCGAAGACTCGGTCTACATTGACATGGAACCCGGCATGGGCGGGGAAATAGCGCAGCTTCTCCGCAAATTCAGGCTTTCTTACAAAGCCGAGGTGGTTGACGTTACCGAAGATTACTGCACTCTGCACATTTGCGGTCCCGGTTGCGGGGAATTCATCACCAAACGCCTCGGCGTTAACACAGGACAGATGAACGAATACGATCACCTGTCCCTCGGAAAGACAACAGTTATGAAACTCAACAGAACTGGAGAAACCGGTTTTGATGTCCTTTTTAAAAACTGCAGCGCTGAGGAAATCTGGAACCTCCTTCTGGAAAACCCGGAGGTCCCGGGACTTTCAGGGCAGCAGGCTCTTGAGATCCTCAGGATCGAAGCCGGTATTCCCGTTTACGGAAAGGACATGGATATCTCCACCATACCGATTGAAGCCGGCATATGGAACGCCCTTGATTTCGAAAAAGGATGCTATGTGGGACAGGAAGTAATAGCAAGAATAAAGTGGAGAGGAAGAGTAAACTGGCATCTGGCTTATTTTGCGTCCGAGCAAGATGACTGCGCGTCGCCAGGAGATACGCTCTGGGTCAAGGGAAAAAAAGTGGGGAGAATAACCTCCTCTACTTACTCTCCCACCCTCGGAAAGAATATAGCTATCGGCTATATAAGAAGGGAATTTCGTGATTTTCAGGGAGAAATAACCGTCGGCGCAGAACAACACGACGATAAAACTCCGAACGCGGTAAAAATAAGGGAAAAACCTTTTCATAGCCGCTTTGAATAG
- a CDS encoding DUF4301 family protein — translation MRILDIQKQIERFKKGYPFRRLARPATVGDGIRKLGDDESREFQQRYEDSLSETSVCKFVPASGAASRMFRDLGMLRDGFSPDEAALDSEGEKILEKFLSNLTKFPFAGLLEEKLKKELENVVSSGNLEFILNTLLGSDGLGYADIPKGLVPFHSYGEERRTAFSEHFKEALGYIISRDTVSMHFTISPAFAERFVQEEKEAVSLLSSERVSFDVTYSVQDPQTDTIAVTMDNVPVSDADGSLLRRPAGHGALLKNLNKLSCDCIFVKNIDNVAKEELLPDTVKWKKTLGGVLLSIQKRVFRYTEALSSSWTSEALEQEIISFCREELFMDLSRELSGLSGAGRREFLFRMLHRPIRVCGVVKNVGEPGGGPFWVEGGGGESLQIVESAEVDRDSSSQRHIWESSTHFNPVDIVCGVKDFKGKKFNLTGFVDPEAGIITEKTFGTKKIKALELPGLWNGSMSGWITVFVEVPSTTFNPVKTVWDLLKEPHQVK, via the coding sequence ATTCGTATCTTGGATATTCAAAAACAGATTGAACGGTTCAAAAAAGGTTACCCGTTCCGCAGGCTTGCTCGTCCCGCTACAGTCGGCGATGGCATAAGAAAGCTGGGAGATGATGAGTCCCGGGAGTTTCAACAGAGATACGAAGACTCTCTTTCCGAAACGAGCGTGTGCAAATTTGTTCCTGCATCTGGAGCGGCCTCAAGAATGTTTCGGGACCTCGGCATGCTTCGGGACGGTTTTTCCCCGGATGAAGCGGCCTTGGATTCCGAAGGGGAAAAGATACTTGAGAAATTTCTCTCGAACTTAACAAAATTTCCTTTCGCGGGCCTGCTTGAAGAAAAGTTGAAAAAAGAGCTTGAGAATGTTGTCTCTTCGGGGAACCTGGAATTCATTCTCAACACCCTCCTGGGAAGTGACGGTCTGGGTTACGCGGACATTCCCAAAGGACTTGTGCCTTTCCACAGTTATGGAGAGGAGCGGAGAACGGCTTTTTCCGAACATTTCAAAGAAGCTCTAGGGTATATAATCTCGCGCGACACGGTCTCGATGCATTTCACTATTTCCCCTGCCTTTGCGGAGCGGTTCGTTCAGGAGGAAAAGGAAGCAGTTTCTCTTTTATCCTCCGAAAGGGTTTCATTTGACGTGACATACTCGGTTCAGGATCCCCAAACGGATACAATCGCGGTCACGATGGACAATGTTCCCGTCTCGGACGCCGATGGATCCCTGCTTCGAAGACCCGCTGGGCACGGAGCGCTACTTAAAAACCTGAATAAACTTTCCTGTGACTGTATTTTCGTAAAAAACATAGATAATGTTGCGAAAGAGGAACTTCTTCCCGATACCGTTAAGTGGAAAAAGACCCTCGGTGGAGTTCTTCTCTCTATCCAGAAAAGAGTTTTCCGCTACACAGAAGCTCTTTCTTCCTCTTGGACCTCGGAGGCACTTGAGCAAGAAATTATTTCCTTTTGCCGGGAAGAACTTTTCATGGACCTCTCCCGGGAACTTTCAGGACTGTCTGGAGCCGGCAGGAGGGAGTTTCTGTTTCGGATGCTTCACAGGCCTATCAGGGTATGCGGCGTCGTAAAGAACGTGGGTGAACCGGGCGGTGGTCCGTTCTGGGTGGAAGGAGGAGGGGGGGAATCCCTTCAGATAGTTGAAAGCGCGGAGGTTGACCGGGACTCTTCTTCCCAGCGGCATATCTGGGAGAGTTCAACCCATTTTAATCCCGTGGATATTGTCTGCGGAGTGAAGGATTTTAAGGGGAAGAAATTCAATCTGACCGGCTTTGTCGACCCCGAAGCCGGAATTATCACCGAAAAGACCTTTGGCACAAAGAAGATAAAGGCGCTTGAGCTCCCCGGGCTCTGGAACGGCTCCATGTCCGGCTGGATAACCGTTTTCGTTGAAGTTCCTTCCACCACGTTCAATCCCGTGAAAACCGTCTGGGATCTTCTAAAGGAGCCCCATCAGGTAAAGTAA